The sequence below is a genomic window from Methylotuvimicrobium alcaliphilum 20Z.
TGCTCGATCATTTGCGTCAGAACGGGTTTGACTTGTCCAACGATCGGTATATCGACTTTGACGGTTTTCGATATCGATGCCGGATCTACGTCGATATGAATAATTTTGGCGTAAGGACAAAATTCAGCCAATTTGCCGGTGACCCGGTCATCGAAACGTGCGCCGACGGCAAGAATCACATCGCTTTCATGCATGCCCATATTCGCCTCATAGGTGCCATGCATACCCAACATCCCGATGAATTGCTTATCGGTGGCAGGATAGGCACCTAAGCCCATTAACGTATTGGTAATCGGGTAACCCAGCGTTCGAGTCAATTCGATCAATTCCCGACTTGCTTCGCCGAGGATCACTCCGCCACCCGAATAAATCATCGGACGCTGAGCGGACAAGAGCAGCTCGACAGCTTTCTTGATCTGGCCTTTATGCCCTTCGATAGCCGGGTTGTAAGAACGCATAATGACTTTACGCGGATACTTATAAGGCACTTTGATATTAGGGTCGGTAATGTCTTTCGGCACATCGACGACAACAGGACCGGGACGCCCGGTCGATGCGACATAAAAGGCTTTTTTTATGGTTTCGGCTAGCTTAGTGACGTCTTTGACCAAAAAATTGTGCTTGACGCACGGACGACTAATTCCCACCATGTCGACTTCTTGAAACGCATCGCTACCGATGACCGGCGACGGCACCTGCCCTGAAATTACCACCATTGGAATCGAATCCATGTAAGCGGTCGCAATACCGGTTACCGCGTTTGTAGCCCCCGGACCGGAAGTCACTAAAACGACGCCTGCTTTTCCGGTCGCTCGCGCGTAGGCATCAGCGGCATGAGTGGCGCCTTGTTCATGGCGCACCAGAATATGCTTAACGTCGTCTTGTTGAAAAATAGCGTCGTAGATATGCAGCACTGCTCCGCCGGGATAGCCGAATATATACTCCACTCCTTCGTCTTTGAGACTTTGAACCAAAATTTGTGCGCCGTTTAGCTCCACACTATTACCCTCTGCATTAACTATCAGGTGATCAATAAAACCCATTCGTGACTGAATCGCTTGG
It includes:
- a CDS encoding acetolactate synthase 3 large subunit, producing MELNGAQILVQSLKDEGVEYIFGYPGGAVLHIYDAIFQQDDVKHILVRHEQGATHAADAYARATGKAGVVLVTSGPGATNAVTGIATAYMDSIPMVVISGQVPSPVIGSDAFQEVDMVGISRPCVKHNFLVKDVTKLAETIKKAFYVASTGRPGPVVVDVPKDITDPNIKVPYKYPRKVIMRSYNPAIEGHKGQIKKAVELLLSAQRPMIYSGGGVILGEASRELIELTRTLGYPITNTLMGLGAYPATDKQFIGMLGMHGTYEANMGMHESDVILAVGARFDDRVTGKLAEFCPYAKIIHIDVDPASISKTVKVDIPIVGQVKPVLTQMIEQIKESKKQPSKKALAAWWEQIDKWRSVQCLEYDRESPLIKPQYVIEQLYEVTKGDAYITSDVGQHQMYAAQYYHFDKPRRWINSGGLGTMGFGLPAAIGVKLAFPEADVACVTGEASIQMCIQELSTALQYKTPVKIINLNNRYMGMVRQWQEFSYESRYSNSYMDTLPDFVKLAEAYGHVGMLVENKADLRSALEEAFAMKDRTVFMDIITDRTENVYPMIESGKGHHDMKLRVAPGTPTDRELA